The Gopherus evgoodei ecotype Sinaloan lineage chromosome 8, rGopEvg1_v1.p, whole genome shotgun sequence genome includes a region encoding these proteins:
- the CDX1 gene encoding homeobox protein CDX-1 yields MYVGYLLDKDTNMYPNPVRHTSLNLNPQNYVPAPPQYSDFASYHHVPGINSDPHHGQPAGAWGSPYTPTKDDWHSYGPGAASSVANPGQLGFSPTDFNPIQPPGSGLLPPPINSSVAQLSPNAQRRTPYEWMRRSVCRVGGGRGSCKTRTKDKYRVVYTDHQRLELEKEFHYSRYITIRRKAELAATLGLTERQVKIWFQNRRAKERKVNKKKMQQQTQPTSTTTPTPPAVGTPGPIGGICSSTTNLVSSSPMTIKEEFMP; encoded by the exons ATGTATGTGGGCTATCTTTTGGATAAGGACACTAACATGTACCCTAACCCGGTCAGGCACACCAGCCTGAACCTCAACCCCCAGAACTACGTGCCTGCGCCCCCTCAATATTCGGATTTTGCCAGCTACCATCACGTGCCAGGGATTAACAGTGACCCACACCATGGGCAGCCTGCGGGCGCCTGGGGCTCGCCATACACACCCACCAAGGACGACTGGCATTCGTACGGGCCTGGAGCCGCTTCTTCCGTCGCTAACCCGGGGCAGCTTGGATTCAGCCCCACTGATTTTAATccaattcagcctccaggctctGGACTCCTACCTCCACCCATCAACAGCTCAGTGGCCCAGCTCTCCCCCAATGCGCAAAGGCGCACCCCCTATGAGTGGATGAGGCGCAGC GtgtgcagggttggggggggtcGGGGGTCGT GCAAGACCAGAACAAAAGACAAGTACCGGGTGGTGTATACAGACCACCAGCgcctggagctggagaaggagTTCCACTACAGCCGCTACATCACCATCCGGCGGAAAGCAGAGCTGGCAGCCACACTAGGGCTCACCGAACGGCAG GTGAAAATCTGGTTCCAGAACCGGAGAGccaaggagaggaaggtgaacaAGAAGAAGATGCAGCAGCAAACGCAACCCACAAGCACCACCACTCCCACCCCGCCGGCCGTTGGCACCCCTGGTCCCATTGGCGGCATCTGCAGCAGCACCACCAACCTGGTCTCCTCTTCCCCAATGACTATCAAAGAAGAATTCATGCCTTAA